Proteins found in one Nitrospirota bacterium genomic segment:
- a CDS encoding DegQ family serine endoprotease, producing the protein MTDREPPRLEARRVPRLLAGALLIGVGILVGLVVASDLGWLPFGHAVPEPTAQPAAPVVPSGPASPLADRNFVQIAKTVTPAVVNIFTSRIGKAPEGPHGMPFDDPFFRRFFGEEFFRRFEAPRERKERSLGSGVIVDPNGVIITNNHVVSKADEIKVYLSDKREFKAKLVGTDSKTDLAVLKIEAEGLHTIPWSDSDRLEVGEFVLAVGNPFGLTQTVTMGIVSAVGRASMGIAEYEDFIQTDAAINPGNSGGALVNTRGELVGINTAIFSQSGGNMGIGFAVPSNMARSIMEQLVKSGKVVRGWLGVSIQELSPELAAQFGLAESKGVLVSDVLDSSPARRAGLARGDVIVEYDGKPVENPTQLRNAVAQTPVGKKVLLRYVRDKSTRSLEVTIAEQPRAVAQAGSEEGGPTVAPAGLLSDLEVRELTGDLASRLGLRGGERGVVIARVRPGSAAEEAGLREGDVILEINRQTVSTLQAYERVASKIGKDEAALLLIKRQGRTSYITLKP; encoded by the coding sequence GTGACCGATCGTGAGCCGCCCAGGTTGGAAGCCCGCCGTGTTCCGCGTCTCCTTGCCGGCGCTCTGCTGATCGGCGTCGGGATCCTGGTCGGTCTCGTGGTGGCGTCGGACCTCGGCTGGCTGCCCTTCGGCCACGCCGTACCGGAGCCAACGGCCCAGCCAGCCGCGCCGGTCGTCCCGTCTGGCCCTGCATCTCCGCTCGCCGACCGCAACTTCGTCCAGATCGCCAAGACGGTCACGCCGGCCGTGGTGAACATCTTCACGTCCCGCATCGGCAAGGCCCCGGAGGGACCGCACGGCATGCCGTTCGATGATCCCTTCTTCCGCCGCTTCTTCGGGGAGGAGTTTTTCCGGCGGTTCGAGGCCCCGCGGGAGCGAAAGGAGCGCAGCCTGGGATCCGGGGTGATCGTGGACCCGAACGGCGTGATCATCACGAACAACCACGTCGTCAGCAAGGCGGACGAGATCAAGGTGTACCTGTCGGACAAGCGGGAGTTCAAGGCCAAGCTGGTCGGCACGGACTCCAAGACCGACCTGGCCGTGCTCAAGATCGAAGCCGAGGGGCTGCACACGATCCCCTGGTCCGACTCGGACAGACTGGAGGTGGGGGAGTTCGTCCTTGCCGTGGGCAATCCGTTCGGGCTCACGCAGACCGTGACGATGGGCATCGTGAGCGCGGTGGGCCGGGCCAGCATGGGGATTGCGGAGTACGAGGATTTCATCCAGACCGACGCGGCGATCAATCCCGGCAATTCAGGCGGCGCCCTCGTGAACACGAGGGGCGAGCTGGTCGGGATCAACACGGCCATCTTCAGCCAGAGCGGCGGCAACATGGGGATCGGGTTCGCGGTCCCCAGCAACATGGCCCGCTCGATCATGGAACAGCTCGTCAAGAGCGGCAAGGTCGTGCGGGGATGGCTCGGCGTGTCGATCCAGGAGCTCTCGCCCGAACTGGCGGCACAGTTCGGGCTGGCCGAGTCGAAGGGCGTGCTCGTGAGCGACGTGCTGGACAGCAGCCCGGCCAGGCGGGCCGGTCTTGCGCGCGGCGACGTGATCGTCGAATACGACGGGAAGCCGGTGGAGAACCCCACCCAGCTCAGAAACGCGGTGGCCCAGACGCCGGTCGGCAAGAAGGTCCTGCTCCGGTACGTCCGCGACAAGAGCACCCGCTCGCTCGAAGTGACGATCGCGGAGCAGCCCAGGGCGGTCGCCCAGGCCGGAAGCGAGGAGGGGGGACCCACCGTCGCCCCGGCCGGTCTGCTCTCCGACCTGGAAGTGAGGGAACTGACGGGGGACCTGGCCAGCCGGTTGGGACTGAGGGGCGGCGAGCGGGGCGTGGTCATCGCGCGGGTCCGGCCGGGGAGCGCGGCCGAGGAGGCCGGCTTGAGGGAAGGCGACGTGATCCTGGAGATCAACCGACAAACGGTCTCGACCCTGCAGGCTTACGAGCGGGTGGCGTCCAAGATCGGCAAGGACGAGGCCGCGCTGCTCCTGATCAAGCGACAGGGACGGACCAGTTACATCACGCTGAAGCCATAA
- a CDS encoding PIN domain-containing protein, whose product MVRRFAFVFLSALAGSALFVRGEQEATSAVLALGFGIGALTGGFVLAAEYLLQKASFGIVVGGTGGLAIGLVLTGLVEWVGSIVFDVETFLFHIGGLLFLLGLPYLGLVLGAKFGLEKIPGSVKHPEHAVLASNNKILDTSVIIDGRVADLCETGFLEGTFLVPQFILHELQHIADSSDSLKRARGRRGLDILNKVQKMVDVDVRIVDDDFPNVKDVDSKIVLLAKKVGAKVITNDLNLNKVAELQGVRVLNINELCNALRPVVLPGETIRVFVLKEGKEAGQGVAYLDDGTMIVVDNAKRCIGRNVDVVVTSVLQTTAGRMIFTRLKEENEREKEELQVARG is encoded by the coding sequence ATGGTGCGAAGATTTGCGTTCGTGTTCCTGAGCGCCCTCGCCGGATCGGCCCTCTTCGTGCGCGGGGAGCAGGAGGCGACGAGCGCCGTCCTGGCCCTCGGGTTTGGGATCGGCGCGCTGACCGGCGGGTTCGTCCTGGCGGCGGAGTATCTGCTCCAGAAGGCCTCGTTCGGGATCGTGGTGGGCGGGACCGGCGGGTTGGCGATCGGCTTGGTGTTGACCGGCCTGGTCGAGTGGGTCGGGAGCATCGTCTTCGACGTGGAGACCTTCCTGTTCCACATCGGAGGCCTCTTGTTTCTCCTCGGCCTGCCCTATCTCGGGCTCGTGCTGGGGGCCAAGTTCGGGCTGGAAAAGATCCCGGGGTCGGTCAAGCATCCGGAGCACGCGGTGTTGGCCAGCAATAATAAGATCCTTGATACCAGCGTGATCATCGACGGGCGCGTGGCCGATCTGTGCGAGACCGGATTCCTGGAAGGCACGTTCCTGGTCCCGCAGTTCATCCTGCACGAGTTGCAGCACATCGCCGATTCGTCGGATTCTCTCAAGCGGGCGCGGGGCCGGCGGGGGTTGGACATCCTGAACAAGGTCCAGAAGATGGTGGACGTGGACGTGCGCATCGTGGACGACGACTTCCCGAACGTGAAGGACGTGGATTCCAAGATCGTGCTCTTGGCCAAGAAGGTGGGCGCCAAGGTCATCACGAACGACCTTAACCTGAACAAGGTGGCGGAGCTCCAGGGCGTCCGGGTTCTGAACATCAACGAGCTCTGCAACGCGCTGCGGCCGGTGGTCCTGCCGGGTGAGACGATCCGGGTGTTCGTCCTGAAGGAAGGCAAGGAAGCCGGGCAGGGCGTGGCCTATCTGGACGACGGGACCATGATCGTCGTGGACAACGCCAAGCGCTGTATCGGCCGGAACGTGGACGTGGTGGTGACCAGCGTCTTGCAGACGACGGCGGGACGGATGATCTTTACGCGTCTCAAGGAAGAGAACGAGCGGGAGAAGGAGGAGCTGCAGGTCGCGCGTGGCTAA
- the ispD gene encoding 2-C-methyl-D-erythritol 4-phosphate cytidylyltransferase encodes MANRTVALVPAAGRGLRMGGATPKQFLRLGGLPVLVHSLRALEAAEDVVGIILAVPEAEREFCLREIVTPHRFTKIRQVVAGGAERQDSVRHGLEAVEGDAEFVLVHDAVRPFVTVEQIRLVIEAAAKHGAAVVAIPMRDTVKRVGPDGLVQGTVERGHLWLAQTPQAFRLELFREAHRKALAEGIRGTDDTQLVERLGHPVAIVEGSGENIKITRPEDLAIGEAILAARKNVKREA; translated from the coding sequence GTGGCTAATCGGACTGTCGCCCTCGTGCCGGCCGCCGGACGCGGGCTTCGCATGGGGGGCGCCACCCCCAAGCAGTTTCTCAGGTTGGGAGGTCTGCCGGTTCTCGTCCATTCCCTCCGGGCGCTCGAAGCGGCGGAGGACGTCGTCGGCATCATCCTTGCGGTCCCGGAGGCGGAGCGGGAGTTCTGCCTCCGGGAGATCGTCACCCCCCATCGCTTCACCAAAATCAGGCAAGTCGTGGCGGGCGGGGCGGAGCGCCAGGATTCGGTGCGCCACGGGCTCGAGGCGGTGGAAGGCGACGCGGAATTCGTGCTGGTGCACGACGCGGTGCGGCCCTTCGTGACCGTGGAGCAGATCCGGCTGGTCATCGAGGCGGCCGCCAAGCACGGGGCGGCGGTGGTGGCGATCCCGATGCGGGACACGGTCAAGCGGGTCGGACCGGACGGGCTGGTTCAAGGGACCGTGGAGCGGGGGCACCTGTGGCTGGCGCAGACCCCGCAGGCGTTCCGGCTGGAGCTCTTCCGGGAGGCCCACAGGAAGGCCCTCGCCGAGGGGATTCGCGGCACGGACGACACCCAGTTGGTCGAGCGGCTGGGGCACCCGGTTGCGATCGTGGAAGGGAGCGGGGAGAATATCAAGATCACGAGACCCGAGGATCTGGCGATCGGCGAGGCGATCCTTGCGGCCAGGAAGAACGTGAAGCGTGAAGCGTGA
- the ispF gene encoding 2-C-methyl-D-erythritol 2,4-cyclodiphosphate synthase, with protein sequence MMRVGLGYDIHPLGDGRKLILGGVEIPHTQGLVGHSDADALVHAVCDALLGAMGEGDLGKRYPSSDPRYKDISSLLLLEEVTQLLGQKGYRLVNLDTVIVAQAPRLSPYLPVMQARLAEVLKVERDLVNVKVKSGEGLDDPLGREEAIATQAVCLIERA encoded by the coding sequence ATGATGCGAGTCGGACTCGGTTATGACATCCACCCGCTGGGCGACGGACGCAAGCTGATCCTCGGCGGGGTCGAGATCCCCCATACCCAGGGCCTCGTCGGCCATTCGGACGCGGACGCGCTGGTGCACGCGGTCTGCGACGCACTGCTCGGGGCCATGGGGGAGGGAGACCTGGGCAAGCGGTATCCCAGCTCCGATCCCCGGTACAAGGACATCTCCAGTCTGCTCCTGCTGGAGGAGGTGACCCAGTTGCTGGGGCAGAAGGGTTATCGGCTGGTCAACCTGGATACGGTCATTGTGGCCCAGGCGCCGCGCCTCAGCCCCTATCTGCCCGTCATGCAGGCCCGGCTCGCCGAGGTGCTCAAGGTCGAACGGGACCTGGTCAACGTCAAGGTGAAGAGCGGCGAGGGGCTGGATGACCCGCTGGGGCGCGAAGAGGCGATTGCCACGCAGGCGGTGTGCTTGATCGAGCGCGCCTGA
- the cysE gene encoding serine O-acetyltransferase — MFKAIKQDLQAVFDRDPAATSKLEVVLTYAGFHALLAYRISHRLWKMGVPVLPRVISHVARWLTGIEIHPAATIGTGFFIDHGMGVVIGETAEIGDFVTLFQGVTLGGTGKEHGKRHPTLGNHVVVGAGAKILGGIRIGDNVKVGANSVVLKSVPANSTVIGVPARIIKTEGERVPEATMDHINIPDPIADRFEALERELIELRKKLENQSQPKGS, encoded by the coding sequence ATGTTCAAGGCGATCAAACAGGACCTGCAAGCCGTCTTCGACCGGGACCCGGCCGCGACCAGCAAGCTGGAGGTGGTGCTGACCTATGCCGGCTTCCACGCCCTGCTGGCCTACCGTATCTCGCATCGCCTCTGGAAGATGGGGGTGCCGGTCCTGCCGCGCGTGATCTCGCACGTCGCACGGTGGCTGACGGGCATCGAAATCCACCCCGCCGCGACGATCGGCACCGGGTTCTTTATTGACCACGGCATGGGCGTGGTCATCGGCGAGACGGCTGAAATCGGCGACTTCGTCACGCTCTTTCAGGGCGTGACGTTGGGAGGGACCGGAAAAGAGCACGGCAAGCGTCACCCGACGCTCGGCAACCACGTCGTCGTGGGGGCCGGGGCCAAGATCCTGGGCGGCATCAGGATCGGCGACAACGTGAAGGTCGGGGCTAACTCGGTCGTGCTGAAGTCCGTGCCCGCCAACTCGACCGTGATCGGCGTGCCCGCGCGGATCATCAAGACGGAAGGGGAGCGGGTCCCCGAGGCCACGATGGACCACATCAACATCCCCGACCCCATCGCCGACCGCTTCGAAGCCCTCGAGCGCGAGCTGATCGAGCTCCGAAAGAAGCTCGAGAACCAGAGCCAGCCGAAAGGTTCCTGA